In one window of Micromonospora cathayae DNA:
- a CDS encoding STM4011 family radical SAM protein: MNLSILYRGPLASCNYDCPYCPFAKRHDPPELLRADRAALDRFTGWVEATTDVRLSVLFTPWGEGLTRSWYRAAMVRLSHLPHVERVAIQTNLAARPDWLADADRDTVALWTTYHPGQVSRDRFLARCVRLGELGVRFSVGVVGLPAHLAEARALRAALPDGVYLWVNAADGHRYDAEQEAAWTAVDPLFGYSVRPHLSLDRPCHAGETAVSVDGDGTVRRCHFVAAPIGNLYDGSWRTALAPRGCPNAICDCHIGYVHLKPLGLRDVFAGGVLERIPAGWPDRPRGIPAGSPGRPR, from the coding sequence GTGAACCTGTCGATCCTCTACCGTGGCCCGCTGGCCAGCTGCAACTACGACTGCCCGTACTGCCCGTTCGCCAAGCGGCACGACCCGCCGGAGCTGCTGCGCGCCGACCGGGCCGCCCTGGACCGGTTCACCGGCTGGGTGGAGGCCACCACCGACGTCCGGCTGTCGGTGCTGTTCACCCCGTGGGGCGAGGGCCTGACCCGGAGCTGGTACCGGGCGGCCATGGTGCGGCTGTCCCACCTGCCGCACGTCGAGCGGGTGGCGATCCAGACCAACCTGGCCGCCCGGCCCGACTGGCTGGCCGACGCCGACCGGGACACGGTGGCACTGTGGACCACGTACCACCCGGGGCAGGTGAGCCGGGACCGGTTCCTGGCCCGCTGCGTACGGCTGGGTGAGCTGGGGGTGCGCTTCTCGGTCGGGGTGGTCGGCCTGCCCGCGCACCTGGCCGAGGCGCGGGCGCTGCGCGCCGCCCTGCCCGACGGGGTGTACCTGTGGGTCAACGCCGCCGACGGGCACCGGTACGACGCCGAGCAGGAGGCGGCGTGGACGGCCGTGGACCCGCTGTTCGGGTACAGCGTCCGCCCGCACCTGTCGCTGGACCGGCCCTGCCACGCCGGGGAGACCGCGGTGTCGGTGGACGGCGACGGCACGGTCCGCCGCTGCCACTTCGTCGCCGCCCCGATCGGCAACCTCTACGACGGCTCGTGGCGGACCGCGCTGGCCCCCCGGGGCTGCCCGAACGCCATCTGCGACTGCCACATCGGGTACGTGCACCTGAAGCCGCTCGGCCTGCGGGACGTGTTCGCCGGCGGGGTCCTCGAGCGCATCCCGGCCGGCTGGCCGGACCGGCCCCGGGGCATCCCCGCCGGCTCGCCGGGCCGGCCCCGGTGA
- a CDS encoding STM4015 family protein, producing MTINSHVTTFDGLPVVRFAPGAELPADPSAVAWRVEAPDYDSAPEELAGILDKLLTTVPPGSIRALIVGQWGSCYDTPPPLDLLVSLAPRLTGLRALFLGEMTYEECEISWIRHGDITELVEAYPALEVLRVRGAQGLRMRPVRHPALRELAFESGGLPAALVGGVAGSDLPALTHLELWLGVEDYGRDTTVADLAPVLTGERLPALRHLALCNTELADEIAAAVATAPVVPRLEVLDLSKGTMTDAGAEALLTGQPLTHLRQLDLYHHYLSEEAAQRLVARLDGVTVDVSDPQEPDEDDEDDDGEVYRYTAVGE from the coding sequence GTGACCATCAACAGCCATGTGACGACGTTCGACGGCCTGCCGGTCGTCCGCTTCGCCCCCGGGGCGGAGCTGCCGGCGGACCCGTCCGCGGTGGCCTGGCGGGTGGAGGCGCCGGACTACGACTCCGCCCCGGAGGAACTGGCCGGCATCCTGGACAAGCTGCTGACCACGGTGCCGCCCGGATCGATCCGGGCGCTGATCGTCGGCCAGTGGGGCAGTTGCTACGACACCCCGCCCCCGCTCGACCTGCTGGTCTCGCTCGCGCCCCGGCTCACCGGGCTGCGGGCCCTGTTCCTCGGCGAGATGACGTACGAGGAGTGCGAGATCTCCTGGATCCGCCACGGCGACATCACCGAGCTGGTCGAGGCGTACCCGGCGCTGGAGGTGCTGCGGGTCCGCGGCGCGCAGGGGCTGCGGATGCGCCCGGTGCGCCACCCGGCCCTGCGCGAGCTGGCGTTCGAGTCCGGCGGCCTGCCGGCCGCGCTGGTCGGCGGGGTGGCCGGGTCCGACCTGCCGGCCCTGACCCACCTGGAGCTGTGGCTCGGCGTGGAGGACTACGGCCGCGACACCACCGTGGCCGACCTCGCGCCGGTGCTGACCGGGGAGCGGCTGCCCGCGCTGCGGCACCTGGCGCTGTGCAACACCGAGCTGGCCGACGAGATCGCCGCCGCCGTGGCGACCGCGCCGGTGGTGCCCCGCCTGGAGGTGCTCGACCTGTCCAAGGGCACCATGACCGACGCCGGGGCCGAGGCTCTGCTCACCGGGCAGCCGCTGACCCACCTGCGGCAGCTCGACCTGTACCACCACTACCTCTCCGAGGAGGCCGCCCAGCGGCTGGTCGCCCGGCTCGACGGGGTGACCGTGGACGTCTCCGACCCGCAGGAGCCGGACGAGGACGACGAGGACGACGACGGCGAGGTCTACCGGTACACCGCCGTGGGGGAATGA
- a CDS encoding sugar phosphate isomerase/epimerase family protein produces the protein MARHRIDRRALLRGLAGSTVAVSAASLTGLVPAAADTGSPAGTPESAGHLIPRGHLGIQLYSVRDKVTQLGFAAVFEELSRIGYREVEFAGYTQGGVGAITPEQIRRLLDDNGLKAAGSHRGLTDFRTNLEWELDVAQTLGLPAVGTAQAPTGDRTIAGYQAAAAEFNAWGEAAAARGIKLYQHNHTIEFSFAVDRPDVRLYDLFLELTDPRYVFLEMDILWAYGGARKYPGFRPVDYVNAHPHRYPLFHVKDGVPLPDPQQGNSYLDVEFGAGVIPFAEFFGELRGGGRFGYLWEQDSGPAAQPAPPGSLGAAERSYQRLVDLRGTR, from the coding sequence ATGGCAAGACACCGGATAGACCGGCGTGCGCTGCTGCGCGGGCTCGCCGGCTCCACGGTCGCGGTCAGCGCGGCCAGCCTCACCGGCCTGGTACCGGCCGCCGCCGACACCGGGTCACCGGCCGGCACGCCGGAGTCGGCGGGGCACCTGATCCCGCGCGGACACCTGGGCATCCAGCTCTACAGCGTCCGCGACAAGGTCACCCAGCTCGGGTTCGCGGCGGTCTTCGAGGAACTGTCCCGGATCGGCTACCGCGAGGTGGAGTTCGCCGGCTACACCCAGGGCGGCGTCGGGGCGATCACCCCGGAGCAGATCCGCCGCCTGCTCGACGACAACGGACTCAAGGCGGCCGGCAGCCACCGGGGACTCACCGACTTCCGGACCAACCTGGAGTGGGAACTCGACGTCGCGCAGACCCTGGGCCTGCCCGCCGTCGGCACCGCACAGGCCCCCACCGGCGACCGGACCATCGCCGGCTACCAGGCCGCCGCCGCGGAGTTCAACGCCTGGGGCGAGGCCGCCGCCGCCCGGGGGATCAAGCTCTACCAGCACAACCACACCATCGAGTTCAGCTTCGCCGTGGACCGGCCGGACGTGCGGCTGTACGACCTGTTCCTGGAGCTGACCGACCCCCGGTACGTGTTCCTGGAGATGGACATCCTCTGGGCGTACGGCGGGGCCCGCAAGTACCCGGGGTTCCGGCCGGTCGACTACGTCAACGCCCATCCGCACCGGTACCCGCTGTTCCACGTCAAGGACGGCGTCCCACTGCCCGACCCGCAGCAGGGCAACTCCTACCTGGACGTGGAGTTCGGGGCCGGGGTCATCCCGTTCGCCGAGTTCTTCGGTGAGCTGCGCGGCGGCGGCCGGTTCGGGTACCTGTGGGAGCAGGACAGCGGCCCGGCCGCGCAACCCGCGCCGCCCGGCTCGCTGGGGGCCGCCGAGCGCAGCTACCAGCGTCTGGTCGACCTGCGGGGCACCCGGTGA
- a CDS encoding multicopper oxidase domain-containing protein encodes MTAGGDPAGGPAGQLTTPVTSPVSGPAVRPEPAGASRRRLTVVAAIVLATVVGAGGIAVARGVDPFSATQPEGCARPDRSIQLYAVELPRDGNQIRLGYGLTPQTASYPGPTMEMTEGECVAITLHNQVPVATLEQLRTNPAHPIGVSLHVHGVKYTQSSDGTVESASYVAPGESRTYTWFAQKRDQRTGTPGTAGYWWYHDHVVGGPHGTQGLGAGLFGGLVVRRPGDPKPDRTYVSVFGDRQSINLRRGAATDTCDRDNPQPGPTCLVARKGEKVEFIVVGIGNDMHTFHLHGHSWADTRTGLVANGQPFADQVPIIDNKTLGPGDSFGFQVIAGDSVGPGHWMLHCHMQFHSDAGMSTMLHVLDENGRMPPHGGHHQPAAGPSTGAVQQPATGGGAVQQPAPAGGAHQHN; translated from the coding sequence GTGACCGCCGGCGGCGACCCGGCCGGTGGGCCGGCCGGCCAGCTGACCACCCCGGTCACCTCCCCGGTGTCCGGCCCGGCGGTCCGGCCCGAGCCGGCCGGCGCCAGCCGCCGCCGGCTGACGGTGGTGGCGGCGATCGTCCTGGCGACCGTGGTGGGGGCGGGCGGCATCGCCGTCGCCCGGGGCGTCGACCCCTTCTCCGCCACCCAACCCGAGGGCTGCGCCCGACCGGACCGCAGCATCCAGCTCTACGCGGTGGAGTTGCCCCGCGACGGCAACCAGATCCGGCTCGGCTACGGCCTCACCCCGCAGACGGCCTCCTACCCGGGGCCGACGATGGAGATGACCGAGGGGGAGTGCGTAGCGATCACCCTGCACAACCAGGTGCCGGTGGCGACCCTGGAACAGTTGCGCACCAACCCGGCCCACCCGATCGGGGTGTCGCTGCACGTGCACGGCGTCAAGTACACCCAGTCGTCGGACGGGACGGTGGAGAGCGCCTCGTACGTGGCCCCGGGGGAGTCCCGGACGTACACCTGGTTCGCCCAGAAGCGCGACCAGCGCACCGGCACGCCGGGCACCGCCGGCTACTGGTGGTACCACGACCACGTGGTGGGTGGCCCGCACGGCACCCAGGGTCTCGGCGCGGGACTCTTCGGCGGGCTGGTCGTCCGGCGGCCGGGCGACCCGAAGCCGGACCGCACGTACGTGAGCGTCTTCGGGGACCGGCAGAGCATCAACCTGCGGCGGGGCGCGGCCACCGACACCTGCGACCGGGACAACCCGCAGCCCGGCCCGACCTGCCTGGTGGCCCGCAAGGGGGAGAAGGTCGAGTTCATCGTCGTCGGCATCGGCAACGACATGCACACCTTCCACCTGCACGGACACTCCTGGGCCGACACCCGCACCGGGCTGGTCGCCAACGGGCAGCCGTTCGCCGACCAGGTGCCGATCATCGACAACAAGACCCTCGGGCCGGGTGACTCGTTCGGCTTCCAGGTGATCGCCGGCGACTCGGTCGGGCCGGGGCACTGGATGCTGCACTGCCACATGCAGTTCCACTCCGACGCCGGCATGTCGACGATGCTGCACGTCCTCGACGAGAACGGCCGGATGCCGCCGCACGGCGGCCACCACCAGCCCGCCGCCGGCCCGTCGACCGGCGCGGTGCAGCAGCCGGCCACCGGCGGCGGCGCGGTGCAGCAGCCGGCTCCCGCCGGCGGCGCCCACCAGCACAACTGA
- a CDS encoding STM4014 family protein gives MTDVRLTVVGNPGNRRVRLFTDAALAGGLAAPTVLPWRDLLAGAAPPPADTLVRVDSPGEDAEVDRLLRGAATPAEHGEIVGLAAGHAGLRRALDRLASGGATLLNQPADIVTMCDKRRCHARLDAAGVPVPPALPEVTGYAELRAAMRAAGWTRVFVKPAHGSSASGVLALAVNGTRIVATTPVEREDGRLFNSLRVRRYTDEGDVAAIVDRLAPEGLHVERWLPKAGLADRVVDLRVVVVAGRPTHAVVRAGRGPITNLHLGNARGDLAALRAAAGPAHWAAAMTTCEQVAACFPDTLHVAVDLMFLAGWARHAVAEVNAFGDLLPGVLADGRDTYAEQVRALLAGWRPTAGANGPGPAGAGANGPWPVGAGARREATCVS, from the coding sequence ATGACCGACGTGCGGCTGACCGTGGTCGGCAATCCCGGCAACCGTCGGGTCCGGCTGTTCACCGACGCGGCGCTGGCCGGTGGGCTGGCCGCGCCGACCGTACTGCCCTGGCGGGACCTGCTCGCCGGGGCCGCCCCGCCACCGGCGGACACCCTGGTGCGGGTCGACTCCCCCGGCGAGGACGCCGAGGTCGACCGGCTGCTGCGCGGGGCCGCCACACCGGCCGAGCACGGTGAGATCGTCGGGCTGGCCGCCGGGCACGCCGGGCTGCGCCGCGCCCTGGACCGGCTCGCCTCGGGCGGGGCCACCCTGCTCAACCAGCCCGCCGACATCGTCACCATGTGCGACAAGCGGCGCTGCCACGCCCGGCTCGACGCGGCCGGCGTGCCGGTGCCGCCGGCGCTGCCCGAGGTCACCGGGTACGCGGAGCTGCGGGCGGCGATGCGGGCGGCCGGCTGGACGCGGGTGTTCGTCAAGCCGGCGCACGGTTCGTCGGCGTCCGGGGTGCTCGCCCTCGCGGTCAACGGCACCCGGATCGTCGCCACCACCCCGGTGGAACGCGAGGACGGCCGGCTGTTCAACTCGCTGCGGGTCCGGCGCTACACCGACGAGGGTGACGTGGCCGCGATCGTCGACCGGCTCGCCCCCGAGGGGCTGCACGTGGAACGGTGGCTGCCCAAGGCCGGGCTCGCCGACCGGGTGGTGGACCTGCGGGTCGTGGTGGTGGCCGGTCGCCCCACCCACGCGGTGGTCCGGGCCGGGCGGGGGCCGATCACCAACCTGCACCTCGGCAACGCCCGGGGCGACCTGGCGGCGCTGCGCGCGGCGGCCGGCCCGGCCCACTGGGCCGCGGCCATGACCACCTGCGAGCAGGTGGCGGCCTGCTTCCCGGATACGCTGCACGTCGCGGTGGACCTGATGTTCCTGGCCGGTTGGGCGCGGCACGCGGTGGCCGAGGTCAACGCGTTCGGCGACCTGCTGCCCGGGGTCCTCGCCGACGGCCGGGACACCTACGCCGAGCAGGTACGCGCCCTGCTCGCCGGCTGGCGTCCGACAGCCGGGGCGAACGGGCCGGGGCCGGCCGGTGCCGGGGCGAACGGCCCCTGGCCGGTCGGTGCCGGGGCGCGGCGGGAGGCGACGTGCGTGAGCTGA
- a CDS encoding serine/threonine-protein kinase yields the protein MNVHDWQVAGYTHLRELGSGASGRVVLAAHDATGTRTAIKYLVGKVGDDASFRAAFRAEAELLATIDDPHVARLYEYVESPHGAAIVMELVDGVSLRQMLRANGPTEPESALYVLKGSLLGLHAAHSRGVVHRDYKPENVLVTAAGESKLADFGIAMPIGREAGASVTGTPRYMAPEQWQGAAATPASDIYAATAVFYECLTGHAPFAGPGLLDLRDQHASAPVPTEPAPASVHDLLRHGMAKRPEERPQPAATFLDWLESVAVAAYGPQWEERGRSRLAERAALLALLFPSHDPSDGGTSVATTSLGTATTTLGTAIGSVGTASVGRGWARKALVAGGVAAVLATGGVGYSYAARDEPIAMAVDPDATATGPAAPVDDPKDPTGPPTPTPDAVTPTPTPSAAPPSVTPTTTAPVVVAPTTTRPPTPTPTPSRTPTPTPSPLVSTTPPPPPDVSPPKVGGVTASPTLIEPGGCPYGPTTSAITATVEDDRTAAGALRVSFRYTFNGGSSTVTMTHLKGGVYRGTLGSFGPTRLAQRIPVEVSATDAAGNTNTGSTVYVSFQNFCTPG from the coding sequence GTGAACGTCCACGACTGGCAGGTCGCCGGCTACACCCACCTACGCGAACTCGGATCGGGCGCGTCCGGCCGGGTCGTGCTCGCCGCCCACGACGCCACCGGCACCCGGACCGCGATCAAGTACCTGGTCGGCAAGGTCGGCGACGACGCGTCGTTCCGGGCCGCGTTCCGGGCCGAGGCCGAACTCCTCGCCACGATCGACGACCCGCACGTCGCCCGGCTCTACGAGTACGTGGAGTCGCCGCACGGCGCGGCCATCGTGATGGAGCTGGTGGACGGGGTGTCGCTGCGCCAGATGCTGCGCGCCAACGGCCCCACCGAGCCAGAGTCGGCGCTGTACGTGCTCAAGGGCTCGCTGCTCGGGTTGCACGCCGCGCACAGCCGGGGCGTGGTGCACCGCGACTACAAGCCGGAGAACGTGCTGGTCACCGCCGCCGGGGAGAGCAAACTGGCGGACTTCGGCATCGCCATGCCGATCGGCCGCGAGGCCGGGGCCTCGGTCACCGGCACCCCCCGCTACATGGCCCCCGAACAGTGGCAGGGCGCGGCGGCCACCCCGGCGTCGGACATCTACGCCGCCACCGCGGTCTTCTACGAGTGCCTGACCGGGCACGCCCCGTTCGCCGGCCCCGGCCTGCTGGACCTGCGTGACCAGCACGCGTCCGCGCCGGTACCCACCGAACCGGCCCCCGCGTCCGTGCACGACCTGCTGCGCCACGGCATGGCGAAGCGGCCGGAGGAACGTCCGCAGCCGGCCGCGACGTTCCTCGACTGGCTGGAGTCGGTGGCGGTCGCCGCGTACGGGCCGCAGTGGGAGGAGCGGGGCCGCAGCCGGCTCGCCGAGCGGGCGGCCCTGCTGGCGCTGCTCTTCCCGTCACACGACCCCAGCGACGGCGGCACCTCGGTCGCCACCACCAGCCTCGGCACGGCCACCACCACTCTCGGCACCGCCATCGGCAGCGTGGGGACCGCCTCGGTGGGCCGGGGCTGGGCGCGCAAGGCCCTGGTCGCCGGGGGTGTGGCGGCGGTACTGGCGACCGGCGGCGTCGGCTACAGCTACGCCGCCCGGGACGAGCCGATCGCGATGGCCGTGGACCCGGACGCGACCGCGACCGGCCCGGCGGCCCCGGTCGACGACCCGAAGGACCCGACCGGCCCGCCGACCCCCACGCCCGACGCGGTCACGCCCACCCCGACCCCGTCGGCCGCGCCGCCGAGCGTCACCCCGACCACCACCGCGCCGGTCGTCGTCGCCCCGACCACCACCCGGCCGCCGACGCCCACCCCGACCCCGAGCCGCACCCCGACGCCGACGCCGAGCCCGCTGGTGAGCACCACCCCACCGCCGCCACCGGACGTCAGCCCGCCCAAGGTCGGCGGGGTCACCGCCAGCCCGACCCTGATCGAGCCGGGCGGCTGCCCGTACGGCCCGACGACCAGCGCGATCACCGCCACGGTGGAGGACGACCGGACGGCGGCCGGCGCGCTGCGGGTCAGCTTCCGGTACACGTTCAACGGTGGAAGCTCCACGGTGACGATGACGCACCTCAAGGGCGGGGTCTACCGGGGCACCCTGGGGTCGTTCGGGCCGACCCGGCTGGCCCAGCGGATCCCGGTCGAGGTGAGCGCCACCGACGCCGCCGGCAACACCAACACCGGCAGCACGGTGTACGTCTCCTTCCAGAACTTCTGCACCCCGGGCTGA
- a CDS encoding STM4012 family radical SAM protein, with translation MTLDGSPYQGYLYAYPHKTAYRPLRPRPALREVWAGQPRDALFLYLHVPFCEMRCGFCNLFTRANPPAEQVRAYLGQLRRQAGRVRDALGDARFVRAAFGGGTPTYLEAGELTELFDIAEETAGGPLAGLPVSVETSPATATPDRLAVLAERGVTRVSIGVQSFLDAEARAAGRPQRRTEVERALDAIRASGAPVLNVDLIYGIDGQTAESWRASLDAALRWRPEELYLYPLYVRPLTGLGRRAHSRADWDAERLARYTEAVAVLDAAGYRQESMRQFRRADVPTPDGPDYCCQDDGMVGLGCGARSYTTSLHYSFDYAVSVTEVRAVLDDYLARPADDFDHAEVGIALDAAEQRRRWLIQSLLRVDGLDPVAYRKRFGSAHTDDFPELAELARRGWATDDGTRLTAAGLARSDQVGPWLVSAPVRRAMTEYAPR, from the coding sequence GTGACCCTCGACGGCTCGCCCTACCAGGGCTACCTCTACGCGTACCCGCACAAGACCGCGTACCGGCCGCTGCGGCCCCGACCGGCGCTGCGGGAGGTGTGGGCCGGGCAGCCCCGCGACGCGCTCTTCCTCTACCTGCACGTGCCGTTCTGCGAGATGCGCTGCGGCTTCTGCAACCTGTTCACCCGGGCCAACCCGCCCGCCGAGCAGGTCCGGGCCTACCTCGGCCAGCTGCGCCGGCAGGCCGGGCGGGTCCGGGACGCCCTCGGTGACGCCCGGTTCGTCCGGGCCGCCTTCGGTGGCGGCACCCCCACCTACCTGGAGGCGGGCGAGCTGACCGAGCTGTTCGACATCGCCGAGGAGACCGCCGGCGGGCCGCTGGCCGGGCTGCCGGTCTCGGTGGAGACGTCCCCGGCGACCGCCACCCCGGACCGGCTGGCCGTGCTGGCCGAACGGGGGGTCACCCGGGTCAGCATCGGGGTGCAGAGCTTCCTGGACGCCGAGGCCCGCGCCGCCGGCCGCCCGCAGCGGCGGACCGAGGTGGAACGGGCCCTCGACGCGATCCGGGCGTCCGGCGCGCCGGTGCTCAACGTCGACCTGATCTACGGCATCGACGGGCAGACCGCCGAGTCGTGGCGGGCCAGCCTGGACGCCGCCCTGCGCTGGCGGCCCGAGGAGCTGTACCTGTACCCGCTGTACGTGCGACCGCTGACCGGGCTGGGCCGGCGGGCGCACAGCCGCGCCGACTGGGACGCCGAACGGCTGGCCCGGTACACCGAGGCGGTGGCGGTGCTCGACGCGGCCGGCTACCGGCAGGAGTCGATGCGGCAGTTCCGCCGGGCCGACGTGCCCACCCCGGACGGGCCGGACTACTGCTGCCAGGACGACGGCATGGTGGGGCTGGGCTGCGGCGCCCGGTCCTACACCACGTCGCTGCACTACTCGTTCGACTACGCGGTCAGCGTCACCGAGGTCCGGGCGGTGCTCGACGACTACCTGGCCCGCCCGGCGGACGACTTCGACCACGCCGAGGTGGGCATCGCCCTCGACGCCGCCGAGCAGCGGCGACGCTGGCTGATCCAGTCCCTGCTGCGGGTCGACGGCCTCGATCCGGTGGCGTACCGGAAACGGTTCGGCAGCGCGCACACCGACGACTTCCCCGAACTGGCCGAACTGGCCCGGCGCGGTTGGGCCACCGACGACGGCACCCGGCTCACCGCCGCCGGACTGGCCCGCTCCGACCAGGTCGGACCGTGGCTGGTGTCCGCGCCGGTCCGGCGGGCGATGACGGAGTACGCGCCGCGGTGA
- a CDS encoding multidrug effflux MFS transporter: MKTHTVPPPTPVASPGELMDGRQRLRLVLVLGSLIAIGPLTIDMYLPALPSIVDDLRITSAQVQLTLTGTLAGLALGQLVIGPLSDAFGRRRPLLAGVALHVLASVLCVMAPNIEVLGALRVLQGLGTAAAAVVAMAVVRDLFSGAAFATLFSRLILVMGVAPILAPTLGSGVLGWTNWRGIFVVLAVFGVVLLVVAALGLPETLPVALRRSAGPVATLRTYGALLRDRTFVGLVLVAGLAMAALFAYVAGSSFVMQGQYGLDEQEFGLAFGAGAVGLIVATQLNVRLLRRYTPQRILVSSLVAGTVAATVLLAFAVTGLGGLPALLAALWVVLAAAGLAMPNAPALALSRHGEAAGTASALLGAVQFGTGAVAAPLVGVLGTGAVAMALVVAGGMVCAVVVLLVVVRPARLGALDPVPVAGAAH; the protein is encoded by the coding sequence ATGAAGACGCACACCGTCCCGCCACCGACGCCGGTGGCCTCACCGGGCGAGCTGATGGACGGCCGCCAGCGGCTCCGGCTCGTGCTCGTCCTCGGCTCGCTCATCGCGATCGGGCCGTTGACCATCGACATGTACCTGCCCGCGCTCCCGTCGATCGTGGACGACCTGCGGATCACCTCGGCGCAGGTACAGCTCACCCTCACCGGCACCCTGGCCGGTCTCGCCCTCGGGCAGTTGGTGATCGGTCCACTCTCCGACGCCTTCGGCCGTCGCCGGCCGCTGCTGGCCGGGGTGGCCCTGCACGTGCTCGCCTCGGTGCTGTGCGTGATGGCGCCGAACATCGAGGTGCTCGGCGCGTTGCGTGTCCTCCAGGGGCTCGGCACCGCCGCCGCGGCGGTCGTGGCCATGGCCGTGGTCCGGGACCTGTTCAGCGGGGCGGCCTTCGCCACCCTCTTCTCCCGGCTGATCCTGGTGATGGGTGTCGCGCCGATTCTCGCACCGACCCTGGGTAGCGGGGTGCTGGGCTGGACGAACTGGCGGGGGATCTTCGTCGTGCTCGCGGTGTTCGGCGTCGTACTGCTCGTCGTCGCGGCGCTGGGTCTGCCGGAGACCCTTCCGGTCGCGCTGCGACGCAGCGCGGGACCGGTCGCCACCCTGCGGACCTACGGCGCGCTGCTGCGGGACCGCACCTTCGTCGGCCTGGTCCTGGTCGCCGGCCTCGCCATGGCCGCGCTCTTCGCGTACGTGGCCGGATCGTCGTTCGTCATGCAGGGGCAGTACGGCCTGGACGAGCAGGAGTTCGGGCTGGCGTTCGGGGCGGGGGCGGTCGGCCTGATCGTCGCCACCCAGTTGAACGTCCGGTTGCTGCGCCGGTACACCCCGCAACGGATCCTGGTCAGTTCGCTGGTCGCCGGCACGGTGGCGGCGACCGTACTGCTCGCCTTCGCGGTCACCGGTCTCGGTGGGCTGCCGGCGCTGCTGGCCGCGCTGTGGGTGGTGCTCGCCGCCGCCGGTCTGGCGATGCCGAACGCGCCCGCGCTGGCCCTGTCCCGGCACGGCGAGGCGGCGGGCACCGCGTCGGCGTTGCTGGGTGCGGTGCAGTTCGGAACGGGTGCGGTGGCCGCCCCGCTGGTCGGCGTGCTCGGTACCGGTGCGGTGGCGATGGCGCTGGTGGTGGCCGGTGGCATGGTCTGCGCGGTGGTCGTGCTGCTGGTGGTGGTCCGACCGGCCCGGCTCGGCGCCCTCGACCCGGTACCGGTGGCCGGCGCGGCGCACTGA
- a CDS encoding STM4013/SEN3800 family hydrolase, protein MRELIGSHDLLLVTVDTLRWDVADELARTGRTPALARLLPGGRWERRHTPASFTYAAHHAFFAGFLPTPTGPGPHPRLFAARFPGSESAGADTWVFDAPDLPTALADVGYHTVCLGGVGFFNRRSPLGAVLPGRFAEAHWEAGFGVTAPDCLDTQLDRLAEIVDRVPADRPLFTFLNVAALHQPNRHYLPGAAEDSRASHAAALEYVDGRVDRLVSLVTRRDRPVFVIMCSDHGTAYGEDGHTGHRIGHEVVWTVPYAHFTLPPGAS, encoded by the coding sequence GTGCGTGAGCTGATCGGCTCCCACGACCTGCTGCTGGTCACCGTGGACACGCTGCGCTGGGACGTGGCCGACGAACTGGCCCGGACCGGGCGCACCCCGGCGTTGGCCCGACTGCTGCCCGGCGGCCGGTGGGAACGCCGGCACACCCCGGCGAGCTTCACCTACGCCGCGCACCACGCGTTCTTCGCCGGGTTCCTGCCCACCCCCACCGGCCCGGGTCCGCACCCGCGGCTGTTCGCGGCCCGCTTCCCGGGCAGCGAGTCCGCCGGGGCGGACACCTGGGTGTTCGACGCCCCCGACCTGCCCACCGCGCTGGCCGACGTCGGCTACCACACGGTGTGCCTGGGCGGGGTGGGCTTCTTCAACCGGCGCAGCCCGCTCGGCGCGGTGCTGCCCGGCCGGTTCGCCGAGGCGCACTGGGAGGCCGGCTTCGGGGTGACCGCGCCCGACTGCCTGGACACGCAGCTCGACCGGCTGGCCGAGATCGTCGACCGGGTGCCCGCCGACCGTCCGCTGTTCACCTTCCTCAACGTGGCCGCGCTGCACCAACCCAACCGGCACTACCTGCCCGGCGCGGCCGAGGACAGCCGGGCCAGCCACGCCGCCGCCCTGGAGTACGTCGACGGGCGCGTCGACCGGCTCGTCTCGCTGGTCACCCGCCGCGACCGGCCGGTCTTCGTGATCATGTGCTCGGATCACGGCACCGCCTACGGCGAGGACGGGCACACCGGCCACCGGATCGGCCACGAGGTGGTCTGGACCGTCCCGTACGCCCACTTCACCCTGCCCCCGGGAGCATCGTGA